A window from Purpureocillium takamizusanense chromosome 3, complete sequence encodes these proteins:
- a CDS encoding uncharacterized protein (EggNog:ENOG503P12A~COG:B), protein MQQRQQVLGRSVPPEMEWLFSHKLPAFPYVLRLVKLYFKMVHPLRSFGFIHRPSFMQFIEDQSEAGRNSNVVLLAVCALGAKFFAASSATSSSEGAGEGLALRAGCQWARRAQQLLFASINRPSTDTVMAAVLLHEHELRIGNYAAAFMITGLAVRFAQGLQLNVEQQVVHARVSPAKVMPSLYESCRRVMWSVYVMDSWVGSGVDELTMLDDKNINIQLPAPESDFVLETPRATLLPQLPSGGSFRTTRSGELDLEAHFVVMVGLRKRILRVVKHLDESQPPWVDQSEYSTLRAECQAWYSSLPESLKFSRSAVQKRKVSGQHGALILLHITYHQSMCDLTRIGMAELFRIRAPIAFPAEQHEFVQQVQDACFDHCMAVSSVLQEALHHGTEAFADTWLCVVAHDVSRVQIHYAKNHLGSGTRHDHYGFASEVNAALSVNFEALHRMTPLLALAKPLHTAALALAKSAGFELSMADPEARFNASGNAPSRPGSPCPLTPEYVLNPLAIYRMARKEIRASRSSGADCADRSCAADEEYTEVHQPMPTPAMESSAIAEPAYRAADNPQDQADAIRNMPMPEPFQLPMSFDDLQVYMSLPPLLDPYEEPADHRNGTGAFFDFNGASAMAPFQAAPVPFVGPADPGAGLAEYMPQFDQRGSMWAT, encoded by the exons atgcagcagcgccaACAAGTTCTTGGTCGCAGCGTCCCTCCAGAGATGGAATG GCTCTTTTCGCACAAGCTCCCCGCCTTTCCCTACGTCCTCCGACTTGTGAAGCTGTACTTTAAAATGGTCCATCCGCTTCGATCCTTCGGCTTCATACATCGCCCGTCGTTTATGCAGTTCATCGAGGACCAGAGCGAGGCTGGCCGCAACAGCAACGTCGTCCTCTTGGCTGTCTGCGCGCTGGGTGCCAA GTTCTTTGCAGCCTCGTCtgcgacatcgtcgtcggaggGGGCAGGCGAGGGGCTCGCCTTGCGCGCAGGCTGTCAATGGGCACGCAGAGCCCAGCAACTGCTCTTTGCAAGCATCAACCGCCCGTCTACAGACACAGTCATG GCCGCCGTCCTCTTACACGAACACGAGCTTCGCATCGGCAACTACGCCGCCGCATTCATGATCACCGGGCTCGCAGTCCGCTTCGCGCAGGGGCTCCAGCtcaacgtcgagcagcaagtcgtccacgcccgcgtcAGCCCGGCCAAGGTCATGCCCTCGCTGTATGAGTCGTGCAGGCGCGTCATGTGGAGCGTCTATGTCATGGATTCGTGGGTGGGGagcggcgtggacgagctgacgatgctcgacgacaagaaCATCAACATCCagctgcccgcgcccgaaAGCGACTTCGTCCTCGAGACGCCCAGGGCGACGCTCCTCCCACAGTTGCCGTCAGGCGGTAGCTTTAGGACGACCAGGTctggcgagctggacctTGAAGCGCATTTTGTTGTGATGGTGGGCCTCCGCAAGAGGATCTTACG GGTCGTCAAGCACTTGGACGAGTCGCAACCGCCATGGGTAGACCAGTCGGAATACTCAACCCTGAGGGCAGAGTGTCAGGCGTGGTACAGCTCCCTGCCAGAGAGCCTCAAGTTCAGTCGCTCGGCGGTGCAGAAACGCAAGGTCTCgggccagcacggcgcgcTCATACTCTTGCACATCACATATCACCAGTCCATGTGCGACCTGACGAGGATCGGCATGGCCGAGCTCTTTCGGATCCGCGCGCCCATCGCGTTCCCCGCGGAACAGCACGAGTTTGTGCAGCAGGTGCAGGACGCTTGCTTCGACCACTGCATGGCCGTCTCCTCGGTCCTCCAAGAAGCTCTCCATCATGGCACCGAGGCCTTTGCGGACACTTGGCTTTGTGTCGTGGCACATGACGTATCGAGAGTCCAGATTCACTACGCGAAGAACCACTTGGGATCTGGCACGCGACATGACCACTACGGCTTCGCATCCGAGGTAAACGCCGCGCTTAGTGTCAACTTTGAGGCCCTGCACAGGATGACCCCGTTGCTCGCTTTGGCGAAGCCCTTG CACACCGCGGCGCTTGCATTGGCCAAGTCGGCGGGCTTCGAGCTGTCGATGGCTGACCCCGAAGCACGCTTCAATGCTTCCGGAAATGC GCCGTCCCGTCCAGGCAGTCCCTGTCCTCTTACGCCAGAGTACGTCTTGAACCCACTGGCCATCTACCGCATGGCACGCAAAGAGATCCGAGCAAGCCGGTCCAGCGGAGCGGACTGCGCCGACAGGAGTTgtgctgccgacgaggagtaCACGGAGGTGCACCAGCCCATGCCGACGCCTGCAATGGAATCATCAGCCATCGCAGAGCCGGCGTACAGAGCAGCAGACAACCCGCAAGACCAAGCCGATGCCATCCGGAACATGCCCATGCCGGAGCCATTCCAGCTTCCCATGAGCTTCGACGATTTGCAAGTGTACATGAGCCTTCCGCCCTTGCTCGATCCGTACGAAGAGCCGGCAGATCACAGGAACGGAACGGGGGCCTTCTTCGACTTCAAcggcgcgtcggccatggcaccGTTCCAGGCAGCTCCCGTGCCATTCGTGGGACCAGCCGACCcgggcgctgggctggcggAGTATATGCCCCAGTTTGACCAGCGAGGATCCATGTGGGCGACGTAG
- a CDS encoding uncharacterized protein (COG:I~EggNog:ENOG503PCPK): protein MLRITGVLGALPPLSSYVAGRKRLRLIVLASALLFALVFFLFGHVSAPFPSVSLGAPGWTHKRPASNAPPHNEHRRHPIDDLIEDANRHFRGLLSRRSYSVAQAAARYRERRGRHPPPGFDAWFAQAQKDGAVIVEEFFDRIHHDINPFWGLEPRDLRAQTTVQPQVIRVRNGEASFVTDDPNRQPWIQHWTELVKDMMPHLPDLDMVINYMDETRILVPWEKIAEYIKAEQASRKLIDPKAATTAYSGLKDVEGLKTPYDPGWISGDAPKFWDYLRAACPPESPSRNVAALATFNVSIDYPMEPMPFTFQGFIRNFTQAQDPCLQPHLRGMHGTFIESVSMSTTRSLLPMFAGSKLPQNNEILIPGAMYLSDREFYNGGETHGPNWSYKRNGLIWRGTASGGRNKEDTWWHFHRHRFVQMMNGTTVAALEAGNEARGPTFRLLPKSRYSLPSQIQGKLGEWLSTFSDVAFVNLECHPYAEEEVGTGPDKHMEMRRTCPYSSPYMAIRPGKPMKEQYEYKYLPDVDGNSFSARWRAFLQSTSMPLKATIYSEWHDDRIIPWVHFVPFDNSYGDIYAIMDYFLDGRDKAAEIIATEGKKWTEQVYRREDMKLYVWRLLLEYARVVDDKRDSLAYVEDLK from the coding sequence ATGCTTCGGATCACAGGCGTTCTCGGGGCGCTGCCCCCGCTATCCTCCTACGTCGCTGGCCGGAAGAGACTGCGCTTGATAGTCCTGGCCAGCGCCCTACTCTTTGCGCTCGTGTTCTTCTTGTTTGGCCATGTCTCGGCCCCTTTCCCGTCGGTCAGTCTCGGAGCCCCTGGCTGGACTCACAAGCGGCCCGCCAGCAACGCGCCGCCTCACAACGAGCACCGACGCCACCCCATCGACGACCTGATTGAAGATGCGAATCGTCACTTTCGAGGCCTGCTGTCCAGGCGATCGTACTCGGTCGCCCAGGCGGCAGCGCGCTACCGggagcgccgaggccgccatcctcctccaggCTTCGACGCCTGGTTCGCACAAGCCCAAAAGGATGGAGCGGTGATTGTCGAAGAATTTTTCGACAGGATACATCATGACATCAACCCATTCTGGGGTCTCGAGCCGAGGGACTTACGGGCGCAAACGACGGTTCAGCCGCAAGTCATTCGCGTCCGCAATGGCGAGGCTTCATTCGTAACGGACGATCCAAACCGCCAGCCGTGGATCCAGCACTGGACGGAACTGGTCAAAGACATGATGCCACACCTACCGGATCTCGATATGGTCATCAACTACATGGATGAGACGCGGATTCTTGTCCCCTGGGAGAAGATTGCCGAGTACATCAAGGCAGAGCAGGCGAGCAGGAAGCTAATAGACCCCAAGGCAGCCACGACCGCATACAGCGGTCTCAAGGATGTAGAGGGCTTAAAAACCCCCTATGATCCGGGCTGGATCTCGGGCGATGCGCCAAAGTTTTGGGATTACCTGCGCGCAGCGTGCCCTCCCGAATCCCCCAGTCGAAATGTGGCTGCCCTTGCCACGTTCAACGTTTCGATCGACTACCCAATGGAACCTATGCCGTTTACGTTTCAAGGCTTCATACGGAATTTCACACAAGCACAGGATCCCTGTCTCCAGCCGCATCTACGTGGCATGCATGGAACGTTCATCGAAAGCGTTAGCATGTCGACGACCCGCAGCCTCCTTCCTATGTTCGCCGGTTCTAAGTTGCCCCAGAACAACGAAATACTGATACCGGGTGCCATGTACCTATCCGACCGAGAGTTCTATAACGGAGGGGAGACGCATGGCCCCAACTGGTCCTACAAGAGAAATGGCTTAATCTGGCGCGGCACTGCTTCCGGCGGTCGGAACAAGGAAGACACTTGGTGGCACTTTCATCGTCATCGATTTGTTCAAATGATGAACGGAACGACAGTCGCGGCGTTGGAGGCGGGAAACGAGGCTCGTGGGCCGACGTTTCGTCTACTCCCGAAATCCAGGTACTCATTACCATCACAGATTCAGGGCAAGCTCGGCGAGTGGCTGTCTACCTTTTCCGACGTCGCTTTCGTGAATCTGGAATGCCATCCTTACGCGGAAGAAGAAGTCGGGACCGGCCCGGACAAACATATGGAGATGCGCAGGACATGCCCTTATTCGTCCCCATATATGGCTATTCGGCCTGGAAAGCCCATGAAGGAGCAATACGAGTATAAGTACTTGCCCGATGTCGACGGAAACTCCTTCAGCGCGCGTTGGAGGGCCTTTTTACAATCCACGAGTATGCCCCTGAAAGCGACCATCTATAGCGAGTGGCACGACGATAGGATCATTCCGTGGGTGCATTTCGTGCCCTTTGACAACTCGTATGGCGATATTTACGCCATCATGGACTATTTCCTAGATGGAAGAGATAAGGCAGCAGAGATTATCGCCACCGAGGGAAAGAAGTGGACCGAGCAGGTGTACAGGCGTGAAGACATGAAGCTCTACGTCTGGAGACTGCTACTCGAATATGCCAGAGTGGTTGACGATAAGAGAGACTCCCTGGCGTACGTTGAAGATCTGAAGTAG
- a CDS encoding Cutinase (SECRETED:SignalP(1-20~SECRETED:cutsite=VLA-LP~SECRETED:prob=0.8220)~EggNog:ENOG503P6FD~CAZy:CE5~COG:G) translates to MARLITQLLPLFLAASQVLALPAPSSSDLERRNWPDVTEFVSKVASLFPVNVAIKDVCGVLTAGELFLATTFGIPTTENDACGDVTLMFARGTCDPGNVGVLTGPFFFKALEEKLQGSGRSLGVQGVAYPASVDGYLTGSPGNGENFAHAIRDVATKCPSTKIVLSGYSQGGMVVHGATTNLDASVMSRVSAVVIFGDPYAKRAVDNIDASKVHVICHEGDNICDNGPIILPQHLTYALDADSAADFVVSKV, encoded by the exons ATGGCTCGACTTATTAcccagctgctgcccctgtTCCTGGCCGCTAGCCAAGTGCTGGCACTCCcagcgccatcatcgtccgaTCTGGAGCGGCGAAACTGGCCAGATGTCACCGAGTTTGTGTCCAAGGTCGCGTCTCTGTTCCCTGTCAATGTTGCCATCAAGGACGTGTGCGGTGTCCTTacggccggcgagctcttCCTAGCCACGACCTTTGGGATCCCGACCACGGAAAACGATGCCTGCGGCGACGTCACGCTCATGTTTGCCCGGGGGACCTGCGACCCCGGCAACGTTGGCGTTCTTACGGGGCCTTTTTTCttcaaggccctcgaggagaAATTGCAAGGATCTGGTCGCTCGCTTGGTGTTCAGGGCGTGGCGTATCCTGCGAGCGTCGATGGATACCTCACAGGATCTCCGGGCAACGGCGAGAACTT CGCACACGCAATCCGAGACGTCGCGACAAAGTGTCCCAGCACGAAGATTGTACTCAGCGGATATTCGCAGGGCGGAATGGTGGTGCACGGCGCCACAACCAACCTCGATGCGAGCGTCATGTCTAGGGTCAGCGCCGTGGTCATTTTTGGCGACCCGTATGCGAAACGGGCTGTGGATAACATTGATGCGTCCAAGGTGCACGTCATATGCCACGAAGGAGACAATATCTGCGATAACGGCCCCATCATCCTACCTCAGCACCTGACGTATGCGCTGGACGCTGATTCTGCGGCCGATTTCGTCGTTTCAAAAGTCTGA
- a CDS encoding uncharacterized protein (EggNog:ENOG503PC7K~COG:P~TransMembrane:3 (n8-18c23/24o47-68i80-98o110-132i)), with protein MVPRLTNVYLVATLATIGGLLQGFDVSTLSAVLATPQYKSYFSKPDSVTQGGITASMAGGSLLGSFFASWTGDRIGRRDSMAVACVIFICGSILMSAVQNRAMLIVARVVNGWAVGMLTSQGYVPMGSYYVYVELGRD; from the exons ATGGTGCCCAGACTCACCAATGTGTATCTCGTCGCGACGCTGGCGACAATCGGCGGGTTGTTGCAGGGCTTTGACGTGAGCACTCTGTCAGCAGTGCTTGCCACGCCGCAG TACAAAAGCTACTTCTCCAAGCCCGACTCGGTGACCCAAGGCGGCATTACGGCATCCATGGCCGGCGGATCCCTGCTCGGCTCCTTCTTTGCTTCGTGGACGGGCGATAGGATTGGGAGGCGAGACTCCATGGCTGTCGCGTGCGTCATCTTCATATGCGGCTCGATATTGATGAGCGCGGTGCAGAACCGCGCGATGCTCATTGTGGCGCGCGTTGTCAATGGTTGGGCCGTGGGCATGTTGACCAGCCAAGGGTACGTGCCGATGGGCTCCTATTATGTGTATGTGGAGTTGGGCAGGGACTGA
- a CDS encoding uncharacterized protein (COG:S~TransMembrane:1 (o640-661i)~EggNog:ENOG503PDM2) has product MAPVPPPPRGTNTDPEQHRPCRACNHPRPPNGSRASVITSLGSMADAGRAGCVTCSVLSCGLARVLAHQDGADLPAAAAAPLKEGDDLLRIDFNAVASGPSLGMFVFSRGLPISVFAPPGSSNSSWLASTFPDVSVGFDVPAGTATDASLAWARKCLSRCLESHATCRRSRLPAPGGRAQRMLDIGTRDGDPVRLVEQSDDGDDDDEGAHYPEYVCLSHRWGSSRAAVLQTVSSNLSQHSKGIPWSALPQTYRETILFVRRLGVRRLWIDSLCIVQDDAHDWRQESSKMGTIFNHALVVVAASRSADVEDGLFAVCGPPFEAHHLKLPLAEDATEAICFRRSLAHIPGYMDQRLGARPDLPTLTRGWIFQERFLSPRVLHFGPQELFWECLEASYCQCTCGDASHGTPASHNEAGVDHISRPKTFFSRDHWLTLSDTELDRCWHRLVEEYSTLDLTFDRDIFPAISGLAKHFQSVVQSEYLAGLWKKTLVGDLLWHVEGFVVGAGSDDGAPAQRPAPWRAPSWSWGAVKGAVKFADAAAGIVPLCEVLEASCASAGVDKTGELLDGHLKLRGRLAATRVRYEEDGDNSTAVRPWQLLRLDIVESAVNTTWADYDVRAGHDAIPHGSEVFCLALGESPVSGAIYLMILTAASLAVTCESLTLKRIGLVQLSKPPSQAGVSADLWLQRLGFPEEVMTIKLV; this is encoded by the exons ATGGCCCCggtccctcctcctcctcggggtACAAACACGGACCCTGAGCAACATAGACCGTGCCGGGCCTGCAACCACCCCCGACCCCCGAATGGCTCCCGGGCCTCTGTTATTACCAGCCTCGGCAGCATGGCCGATGCGGGCCGCGCAGGATGCGTCACATGCTCCGTCCTCTCCTGCGGACTGGCCCGTGTCCTGGCTCATCAGGATGGAGCTGatttgccggcggcggcggcggcaccccTGAAGGAAGGTGATGATCTGCTACGTATCGACTTCAACGCGGTGGCCTCTGGCCCGAGCTTGGGCATGTTTGTTTTCTCACGCGGGCTGCCTATCTCTGTTTTCGCCCCGCCCGGATCTTCAA ACTCCTCTTGGCTCGCGAGCACGTTTCCCGATGTGTCGGTCGGGTTTGACGTCCCAgccggcaccgccaccgacgcgAGCTTGGCATGGGCGCGCAAGTGCCTGTCGCGGTGCCTCGAGTCCCATGCGAcatgccgccgctcccgtctcccggcgccaggcggccGGGCGCAACGCATGCTCGATATCGGCACCCGGGACGGCGACCCGGTGCGCCTTGTAGAGCaaagcgacgacggcgacgacgacgatgagggggCGCACTACCCCGAGTACGTTTGTCTCAGCCACCGctggggcagcagccgcgccgccgtcctgcagaCCGTCTCTTCCAACCTGAGCCAACACTCCAAAGGAATCCCTTGGTCGGCGTTGCCTCAGACATATCGCGAAACCATACTATTCGTGCGAAGGCTGGGCGTCAGGCGCCTCTGGATTGATAGCCTGTGCATCGTCCAAGATGATGCGCATGATTGGAGGCAGGAGTCAAGCAAGATGGGAACTATATTCAATCATGCCCTTGTGGTTGTTGCCGCATCGAggtccgccgacgtcgaggacggcctcTTTGCGGTCTGTGGCCCGCCGTTTGAAGCCCACCACCTGAAGCTtccgctcgccgaggacgccacCGAAGCAATCTGCTTCCGGCGCTCCCTCGCCCATATTCCGGGGTACATGGACCAGAGACTCGGCGCGAGGCCCGATCTTCCAACGCTCACCCGCGGGTGGATATTCCAAGAACGCTTCCTGTCGCCGCGCGTCCTGCACTTTGGGCCGCAAGAGCTCTTCTGGGAGTGCCTCGAGGCCAGCTACTGTCAATGCACGTGTGGAGACGCTTCGCATGGGACACCGGCTTCCCACAACGAAGCTGGAGTTGATCATATATCGCGCCCCAAGACCTTTTTCAGTCGTGACCATTGGCTGACACTCAGCGACACGGAGCTGGACCGATGTTGGCATCGGCTGGTCGAGGAGTATTCTACGCTGGACCTCACGTTTGACAGAGACATATTCCCGGCCATTTCGGGCTTGGCCAAGCACTTCCAAAGCGTCGTACAGTCGGAGTACCTAGCCGGCCTGTGGAAGAAgacgctcgtcggcgacctccTGTGGCACGTAGAGGGCTTTGTTGTTGGCGCGGgcagcgacgatggcgccccGGCGCAACGCCCGGCTCCATGGCGAGCCCCCTCATGGTCTTGGGGCGCCGTCAAGGGCGCCGTCAAATTCGCCGACGCGGCTGCCGGCATAGTGCCTCTCTGTGAGGTATTGGAAGCCAGTTGTGCGAGCGCAGGCGTGGACAAGACGGGtgagctgctggacggccACCTCAAGCTGCGTGGCAGACTGGCAGCGACAAGAGTCCGCTATGAGGAAGATGGGGACAACAGCACCGCGGTGAGGCCATGGCAGCTTCTCCGGCTCGATATTGTTGAATCCGCCGTCAATACCACCTGGGCAGACTATGATGTTCGCGCGGGGCACGATGCTATCCCACACGGCTCGGAGGTGTTTtgcctggcgctgggcgagtCGCCCGTTTCCGGTGCCATATACCTCATGATATTGACAGCCGCAAGTCTCGCTGTGACATGCGAGTCACTCACGTTGAAGCGCATCGGCCTCGTGCAGCTGTCCAAGCCACCATCGCAGGCCGGCGTGAGTGCTGATCTTTGGCTGCAACGCTTGGGGTTTCCCGAAGAAGTCATGACCATCAAACTAGTGTGA
- a CDS encoding uncharacterized protein (TransMembrane:7 (o20-38i108-132o144-164i176-197o217-244i256-274o286-305i)~EggNog:ENOG503PC7K~COG:P), giving the protein MYYISYGTSFIKSNTSFRLPWGLQMIPAVVLLVCVPFMPRSPRWLASKDRWEEALDVLASLRANEDTTNAEVVTEIQEIRERVQQEIQYGSTSWAEVFSKRNIVRVHVAIFAHIWAQYSGTNALMYYIVYIFQMAGLSGTTNLTIASIQYIINVIMTVPALLFVDKLPRRRVMMTGSLLMAVWLFATGAIMATQGHAVPGGLKDSPTITWVVSSGGASKAIIACSYLFIATFACTWGPMGWIYPSEIVPLYIRSKAVSLATLFNWLCNFSLTFMTPPAFQNIQWRFYMIFGTFCVAAFVHVFFFFQETKGRSLEEMNDIFDNNTFAFGKIKGPDQDFDERVRQVETKLGSGQQHEVLEVDMIKKTGQLA; this is encoded by the exons ATGTACTACATATCGTACGGAACGTCCTTCATCAAGTCAAACACTTCCTTTAGACTGCCGTGGGGCCTGCAGATGATCCccgcggtggtgctgctcgtTTGCGTCCCGTTTATGCCGCGTTCCccccgctggctggccagcaAAGACCGATGGGAAGAGGCCTTGGATGTCCTTGCTTCGCTGCGGGCGAACGAAGACACGACCAATGCTGAAGTTGTAACGGAGATACAGGAGATTCGGGAGCGTGTGCA ACAAGAGATTCAGTACGGATCGACTTCCTGGGCCGAGGTGTTTTCCAAGCGAAACATTGTCCGAGTCCACGTCGCCATCTTTGCGCACATTTGGGCCCAGTACAGCGGGACCAACGCCCTCATGTACTACATCGTTTACATCTTCCAGATGGCGGGCCTGTCCGGGACGACCAACCTGACCATCGCCAGCATTCAGTACATCATCAATGTCATTATGAccgtgccggcgctgctgttcgtcgacaagctgccccgtcgccgtgtcATGATGACGGGAAGCTTGCTCATGGCCGTGTGGCTGTTCGCGACGGgggccatcatggcgacgcagggccacgccgtccccggcggccTCAAGGACAGCCCGACGATTACATGGGTCGTGAGCAGTGGGGGTGCTAGCAAGGCGATTATAGCATGCAGCTACTTGTTCATCGCCACGTTTGCTTGCACTTGGGG ACCGATGGGCTGGATCTACCCGTCGGAGATTGTTCCGCTGTACATTCGCTCCAAGGCCGTATCTTTGGCGACATTATTCAACTG GCTTTGCAACTTCTCCCTAACCTTTATGACCCCACCGGCGTTCCAGAACATCCAGTGGAGATTCTACATGATCTTCGGCACGTTCTGCGTGGCGGCGTTTGTGcacgtcttcttcttcttccaggAGACCAAGGGCAGGAGCCTGGAAGAGATGAATGACATTTTCGACAACAACACCTTTGCGTTTGGCAAGATCAAGGGTCCGGATCAAGACTTTGACGAGCGCGTTAGGCAGGTCGAGACGAAGCTCGGCAGCGGACAGCAGCATGAGGTGCTCGAGGTGGACATGATCAAGAAGACGGGTCAGCTGGCTTAG
- a CDS encoding uncharacterized protein (EggNog:ENOG503P4G3), whose translation MKVRQVTVCHTCRARKVGCDGKRPSCTQCAMSRRKCAGYNHDLIFVPMSKTGSRIRHGGQVSSKKPFIRDDDVHAEPRRRRAALEADALPVQRQNRRDHLAIGPALQWPLQHIILLLIQNFAPAIYPDVMGLDASCSPPRICGSWVELLPDMAGQPANEAIITAPVRTLATSILARGYHGIVSMGEALMAHGTALRSVNHALANADKTNTNVLAASVMCLMISELILPRPDAGTPQAHALGLEALLKLQDPAYYAVGPAHRLFLGLRPAVIVQAICARNPTFLAEPSWKTVPFRLIKPAPLHELMTVAADVPKLLRDFDQLMAGVSDGKSIGLGPQKLLSSHLGLLHALETWHDAFYERLEQPSHWSTHENDDRPCLWFSDITIANCLTHYWALWILCVENIRLLRAKVPALGALAMAIRGQVPENAAIKSHLRQVAVSILDSANYLMQDDMKLYGATSLILPLQIAFKHLRSHHPREWDLIEACDSTIDLIEAKGFHYIGHFLRATSNG comes from the exons ATGAAGGTCAGGCAGGTCACCGTGTGCCATACCTGCCGAGCGCGCAAGGTGGGC TGCGATGGCAAGCGCCCGTCCTGCACGCAGTGCGCCATGTCGCGGCGCAAGTGTGCAGGATATAACCACGACCTCATCTTTGTGCCCATGTCCAAAACGGGGTCTCGTatccgccacggcggccaagtCTCTTCCAAGAAGCCTTTTATTAGGGATGATGATGTCCATGCcgagccacggcgccgccgggcggcccTGGAAGCAGACGCTCTGCCCGTGCAGCGACAAAACCGCCGAGATCATCTTGCCATCGGTCCAGCTCTACAGTGGCCGCTGCAGCACATTATTCTCCTATTGATACAAAATTTCGCCCCGGCCATCTACCCAGACGTCATGGGACTTGATGCTTCGTGCTCTCCGCCACGGATATGCGGCTCGTGGGTGGAGCTGTTACCCGAcatggccggccagccggcgaatgaggccatcatcacggcGCCGGTTCGGACGCTCGCAACGTCTATTCTTGCGCGGGGCTATCACGGCATCGTGTCTATGGGGGAAGCCCTGATGGCCCATGGCACCGCACTGCGCTCGGTCAATCACGCGCTTGCCAATGCGGACAAGACAAACACAAACGTGCTGGCTGCTTCAGTCATGTGCCTGATGATCTCGGAG CTTATTCTGCCCAGGCCGGACGCAGGCACGCCACAAGCTCACGCCCTCGGGTTGGAGGCGCTTTTGAAGCTTCAAGACCCGGCATACTATGCTGTTGGTCCGGCACATAGactcttcctcggcctccgaCCAGCCGTA ATTGTCCAAGCCATTTGCGCCCGCAATCCGACCTTTCTCGCGGAACCATCCTGGAAGACTGTGCCCTTCCGACTCATTAAACCAGCGCCCCTCCATGAGCTGATGACCGTTGCGGCTGATGTACCAAAGTTATTACGGGACTTTGATCAGTTAATGGCCGGTGTCTCGGACGGAAAGAGCATTGGGCTGGGGCCCCAAAAATTGCTGTCATCACATCTGGGCCTTCTCCACGCGCTCGAGACCTGGCATGATGCCTTCTACGAGCGGCTGGAGCAGCCCTCGCATTGGTCCACCCACGAGAACGATGACAGACCGTGTCTTTGGTTTTCGGACATTACCATTGCCAACTGTTTGACACACTACTGGGCGTTGTGGATACTATGTGTCGAGAACATACGCCTACTGCGCGCCAAAGTCCCTGCTCTTGGCGCCTTAGCAATGGCGATACGAGGGCAAGTACCTGAAAACGCCGCCATCAAAAGCCATCTTCGGCAGGTCGCTGTTTCTATCCTGGACAGCGCAAACTACCTGATGCAGGACGACATGAAGCTTTACGGAGCGACGTCTCTGATTCTCCCACTGCAAATCGCCTTCAAACACCTCAGGTCTCATCATCCTAGAGAATGGGACTTGATAGAGGCTTGCGACAGCACGATTGACTTGATCGAGGCTAAGGGCTTCCACTACATTGGCCACTTCTTGCGGGCTACATCCAACGGATGA
- a CDS encoding uncharacterized protein (COG:S~EggNog:ENOG503NZQZ), whose translation MATFKSSLKITYIGTATAILDIDGVKLITDPVFSPAGSEWDKGITILRTSISPALQLQDIPAVDAVLLSHEDHEDNLDDLGRRLLDGRKVLTTVDGANKLAPRPDVRGLKPWETVDLNVGGKHFKVTATPCQHLPGGECTGFVLTSAEFGDTNGLPNAIYISGDTVYIDELATLKEKFHISVAILNLGAASVPVSDPPLVITMDGKQAARLIRDIQPDIVVPLHFEGWDHFAQGREEVLGVFEQEGIDGKVRWLPRGVATTIV comes from the coding sequence ATGGCGACTTTTAAGAGTTCTCTCAAGATTACGTATATCGGCACGGCTACGGCCATTctcgacatcgacggcgtcaagtTGATCACAGACCCCGTCTTCTCCCCGGCGGGATCCGAATGGGACAAGGGCATCACCATTCTGCGAACGTCAATCTCTCCCGCCCTCCAGCTTCAAGACATCCCCGCCGTGGACGCCGTGTTGTTGAGCCACGAGGACCACGAGGATAACCTCGACGACTTGGGTCGACGCCTGCTCGATGGCCGCAAGGTCCTCACCACCGTGGACGGCGCGAACAAGCTCGCACCCCGGCCAGACGTGCGAGGCTTGAAGCCCTGGGAGACTGTGGATCTCAACGTCGGCGGCAAACACTTCAAGGTGACGGCTACGCCATGCCAGCACCTTCCCGGGGGCGAATGCACCGGGTTCGTCCTCACCAGCGCCGAATTCGGGGACACAAACGGGCTCCCGAACGCCATATACATATCTGGGGATACCGTATACATCGATGAACTTGCAACTCTCAAGGAAAAGTTCCACATCAGCGTCGCGATCCTGAACCTCGGAGCGGCGTCGGTCCCGGTGTCGGACCCGCCCCTGGTGATTACCATGGACGGGAAACAGGCAGCACGGCTCATTCGCGATATCCAGCCTGACATTGTGGTACCATTGCATTTTGAAGGCTGGGATCATTTTGCACAGGGTCGTGAGGAGGTTCTTGGCGTCTTTGAGCAGGAAGGCATCGATGGCAAAGTTCGATGGCTGCCCCGCGGTGTCGCCACAACCATTGTGTAG